A region from the Onthophagus taurus isolate NC chromosome 8, IU_Otau_3.0, whole genome shotgun sequence genome encodes:
- the LOC111413886 gene encoding adenosylhomocysteinase-like 1 isoform X1 has protein sequence MSETTDIHTILAPKTNLNAVSDSPVTDPASAAKGLEETNAFVGQRSKLDAKSSSALKKSSRYRSRSLSASSTDSYSTTSCSGTSSDDEDGLSPREKVQKNSKGFSDFCVRNIAQHAFGRREIDIAEQEMPGIMALRKRAGDDKPLKNARIIGCTHINAQTAVLIETLSALGASVRWAACNIYSTLNEVAAALAEAGFSIFAWRSETEEDFWWCIDKCVNAENWQPNMILDDGGDATHLMLKKYPAMFKMIKGIVEESVTGVHRLYQLSKSGKLTVPAMNVNDSVTKTKFDNLYSCRESIIDSLKRSTDIMFGGKQVVVCGYGEVGKGCSQALRGLGCIVYITEIDPICALQASMDGYRVVRINEVIRNVDIVITATGNKNVITREHMDKMKSGCIVCNMGHSNTEIDVNSLRTPDLTWERVRSQVDHVIWPDGKRIILLAEGRLVNLSYSTLPSFVVSITSATQALALIELFNAPPNRYKSDVYLLPKKMDEYVATLHLPTFDAHLTELSDEQAKYMGLNKAGPFKPNYYRY, from the exons gaCGCCAAGAGTTCAAGCGCACTAAAAAAATCGAGCAGGTATCGAAGCAGGTCGCTTTCAGCTTCTTCTACAGATTCTTACAGTACAA cTTCTTGTTCCGGTACAAGTAGCGATGATGAGGATGGTTTATCTCCGAGAGAAAAAGTGCAGAAGAATTCGAAGGGATTTTCAGATTTTTGTGTTCGTAACATAGCTCAACATGCTTTTGGACGTAGAGAAATTGATATAGCTGAACAAG aaatgcCCGGAATTATGGCTTTACGGAAACGCGCTGGGGACGACAAACCTTTAAAAAACGCCAGAATTATTGGTTGTACTCACATCAACGCCCAAACAGCAGTTTTAATTGAAACTTTAAGCGCTTTGGGAGCAAGCGTTCGTTGGGCGGCttgtaatatttattctaCATTG AATGAAGTTGCCGCTGCTTTGGCAGAAGCTGGATTTTCAATATTTGCGTGGAGATCCGAAACGGAAGAAGATTTTTGGTGGTGTATCGATAAATGTGTAAACGCTGAAAATTGGCAGCCCAATATGATTTTAGATGACGGTGGAGATGCGACACATTTAATGCTTAAGAAATATCCGGCAATGTTTAAAATGATCAAag gaaTCGTTGAAGAAAGTGTAACCGGCGTCCATCGTTTATATCAACTATCAAAATCTGGGAAATTAACCGTCCCTGCAATGAACGTTAACGATTCAgtaacaaaaactaaattcgATAATTTATACAGTTGTCGCGAATCGATAATTGAcag tttaaaacgTTCTACTGACATTATGTTTGGGGGAAAACAAGTAGTCGTTTGTGGGTATGGAGAAGTTGGAAAAGGTTGTTCTCAAGCTTTAAGAGGATTAGGTTGTATTGTTTATATTACAGAAATCGATCCAATTTGTGCTCTTCAAGCCAG tatggATGGATATAGAGTAGTGCGAATAAACGAAGTAATCCGCAACGTCGACATCGTAATTACAGCAACcggaaataaaaatgtaataacaCGCGAGCATATGGATAAAATGAAATCGGGGTGTATCGTTTGCAATATGGGGCACTCAAACACAGAAATAGATGTT aaTAGTCTTCGAACTCCAGATTTAACATGGGAAAGGGTTCGTTCGCAAGTTGATCACGTAATTTGGCCCGATGGGAAAcggataattttattagcGGAAGGTCGGTTGGTCAATTTAAGTTATTCAACATTGCCTTCGTTTGTTGTTTCGATTACATCGGCCACACAAGCTTTAGCATTGATCGAATTGTTCAATGCGCCACCAAATCGTTATAAATCCGACGTTTACTTACTACCGAAAAAAATGGATGAATATGTTGCAACGTTACATTTACCAACGTTCGACGCTCATTTAACGGAGTTATCCGATGAGCAAGCTAAATATATGGGACTTAATAAAGCAGGGCCttttaaaccaaattattACAG ATATTAG
- the LOC111413886 gene encoding adenosylhomocysteinase-like 1 isoform X2: MSETTDIHTILAPKTNLNAVSDSPVTDPASAAKDAKSSSALKKSSRYRSRSLSASSTDSYSTTSCSGTSSDDEDGLSPREKVQKNSKGFSDFCVRNIAQHAFGRREIDIAEQEMPGIMALRKRAGDDKPLKNARIIGCTHINAQTAVLIETLSALGASVRWAACNIYSTLNEVAAALAEAGFSIFAWRSETEEDFWWCIDKCVNAENWQPNMILDDGGDATHLMLKKYPAMFKMIKGIVEESVTGVHRLYQLSKSGKLTVPAMNVNDSVTKTKFDNLYSCRESIIDSLKRSTDIMFGGKQVVVCGYGEVGKGCSQALRGLGCIVYITEIDPICALQASMDGYRVVRINEVIRNVDIVITATGNKNVITREHMDKMKSGCIVCNMGHSNTEIDVNSLRTPDLTWERVRSQVDHVIWPDGKRIILLAEGRLVNLSYSTLPSFVVSITSATQALALIELFNAPPNRYKSDVYLLPKKMDEYVATLHLPTFDAHLTELSDEQAKYMGLNKAGPFKPNYYRY; encoded by the exons gaCGCCAAGAGTTCAAGCGCACTAAAAAAATCGAGCAGGTATCGAAGCAGGTCGCTTTCAGCTTCTTCTACAGATTCTTACAGTACAA cTTCTTGTTCCGGTACAAGTAGCGATGATGAGGATGGTTTATCTCCGAGAGAAAAAGTGCAGAAGAATTCGAAGGGATTTTCAGATTTTTGTGTTCGTAACATAGCTCAACATGCTTTTGGACGTAGAGAAATTGATATAGCTGAACAAG aaatgcCCGGAATTATGGCTTTACGGAAACGCGCTGGGGACGACAAACCTTTAAAAAACGCCAGAATTATTGGTTGTACTCACATCAACGCCCAAACAGCAGTTTTAATTGAAACTTTAAGCGCTTTGGGAGCAAGCGTTCGTTGGGCGGCttgtaatatttattctaCATTG AATGAAGTTGCCGCTGCTTTGGCAGAAGCTGGATTTTCAATATTTGCGTGGAGATCCGAAACGGAAGAAGATTTTTGGTGGTGTATCGATAAATGTGTAAACGCTGAAAATTGGCAGCCCAATATGATTTTAGATGACGGTGGAGATGCGACACATTTAATGCTTAAGAAATATCCGGCAATGTTTAAAATGATCAAag gaaTCGTTGAAGAAAGTGTAACCGGCGTCCATCGTTTATATCAACTATCAAAATCTGGGAAATTAACCGTCCCTGCAATGAACGTTAACGATTCAgtaacaaaaactaaattcgATAATTTATACAGTTGTCGCGAATCGATAATTGAcag tttaaaacgTTCTACTGACATTATGTTTGGGGGAAAACAAGTAGTCGTTTGTGGGTATGGAGAAGTTGGAAAAGGTTGTTCTCAAGCTTTAAGAGGATTAGGTTGTATTGTTTATATTACAGAAATCGATCCAATTTGTGCTCTTCAAGCCAG tatggATGGATATAGAGTAGTGCGAATAAACGAAGTAATCCGCAACGTCGACATCGTAATTACAGCAACcggaaataaaaatgtaataacaCGCGAGCATATGGATAAAATGAAATCGGGGTGTATCGTTTGCAATATGGGGCACTCAAACACAGAAATAGATGTT aaTAGTCTTCGAACTCCAGATTTAACATGGGAAAGGGTTCGTTCGCAAGTTGATCACGTAATTTGGCCCGATGGGAAAcggataattttattagcGGAAGGTCGGTTGGTCAATTTAAGTTATTCAACATTGCCTTCGTTTGTTGTTTCGATTACATCGGCCACACAAGCTTTAGCATTGATCGAATTGTTCAATGCGCCACCAAATCGTTATAAATCCGACGTTTACTTACTACCGAAAAAAATGGATGAATATGTTGCAACGTTACATTTACCAACGTTCGACGCTCATTTAACGGAGTTATCCGATGAGCAAGCTAAATATATGGGACTTAATAAAGCAGGGCCttttaaaccaaattattACAG ATATTAG
- the LOC111413878 gene encoding GTP:AMP phosphotransferase AK3, mitochondrial, producing the protein MALKMFKAVILGAPASGKGTISSRIVKNFNLAHISSGDLLRLNIKNGTAIGLEAQKYIKQGKLVPDNLMIKFIINEINKTKDKPWLLDGFPRTLSQAKDLWDKQQLDIVINLNVPFDVIVERVKGRWIHLPSGRVYNIDFNAPKIPGKDDVTGEDLIQREDDKPEVVLERLKQYESLTSPVTDFYKKKGVLKEFEGRTSDEIWPKVLDSLTSYIPLHITSQKHVL; encoded by the exons atggcactaaaaatgtttaaggCGGTCATTTTGGGTGCTCCAGCATCCGGGAAGGGAACCATCTCGTCACgaatcgttaaaaattttaatctggCACATATTTCAAGTGGAGATTTGCTGcgattaaatattaaaaatggaaCAG cTATTGGATTAGAAgctcaaaaatatattaaacaaGGAAAATTAGTACCTGATAATTTAATGATTAAGTTTATAATCAACGAAATCAATAAAACCAAAGATAAACCATGGCTTTTAGACGGTTTTCCAAGGACTTTATCTCAAGCCAAAGATTTATGGGATAAACAACAATTAGATatcgttattaatttaaatgtacCTTTTGACGTGATTGTTGAGAGAGTTAAAGGAAGGTGGATTCATTTACCAAGTGGAAGAGTTTATAACATTGATTTTAACGCACCTAAAATTCcg GGAAAAGATGATGTAACAGGCGAAGATTTAATACAAAGAGAAGACGATAAGCCTGAAGTTGTTCTTGAACGATTAAAACAATACGAAAGTTTAACCAGCCCCGTCAcagatttttacaaaaaaaaaggtgtCTTAAAAGAATTTGAAGGAAGAACATCTGATGAGATTTGGCCCAAAGTTTTAGATTCTTTAACAAGTTATATTCCACTTCATATTACATCTCAAAAACATGTcctttaa
- the LOC111413877 gene encoding lipoamide acyltransferase component of branched-chain alpha-keto acid dehydrogenase complex, mitochondrial: MSVANGSLKLISGLYRVFKVKPIFGSSLNTNNFQRFLHVSTNFNGVVSFKLADIGEGIKDVVIKEWFVKEGDKVSQFDNICEVQSDKASVTITSRYDGIVKKLHHKVDSIALVGKPLLDIEVEGEESSSSSSESDVSDGESKKEPQSAQKDINEINDINIALCIPSVRRLAKEHNINLSEIRGTGKKGRILKEDVIRYLESKKVPAIPRETQPIREFKSAEIKTRSDRIEPLKGFQRAMIKTMSEALKIPHFLLCEEITVTKLTSLRKSIKQEAENQGIKLTMMPFFIKAASNALSRNDVLNATFDSNSELVTYHGAHNIGVAMDTKIGLAVPIIKNVDQLTILEIAQELNRLMVSGKEGNFRTQDLQGGTFTLSNIGIIAGTYAAPVILPPQVAILAIGATQTLPRFDKDKNLVAEDVLNVSGSGDHRIVDGASMARFLKDFKKQLEEPNYLFLNL; this comes from the exons ATGTCGGTCGCAAAtggttctttaaaattaatatccgGTTTA TATCGTGTGTTCAAAGTGAAGCCAATTTTTGGAAGTTCGCTAAATaccaataattttcaaagatttttgcacgtttcaacaaattttaacgGCGTCGTCTCGTTTAAATTGGCTGATATCGGTGAAGGTATTAAAGATGTGGTTATCAAAGAATGGTTCGTTAAAGAAGGCGATAAAGTGTCGCAATTTGATAATATTTGTGAGGTGCAAAGCGATAAAGCCTCCGTCACGATAACAAGTCGGTACGatggaattgttaaaaaactaCATCACAAGGTCGACTCGATTGCTTTGGTAGGAAAACCTTTACTTGATATCGAAGTAGAAGGAG AGGagtcttcttcttcatcatcCGAATCGGATGTTTCCGATGGCGAATCCAAAAAGGAACCTCAAAGCG cccaaaaagatattaatgaaattaatgacATAAACATAGCTTTATGTATCCCATCAGTTCGAAGACTTGCCAAAGAACACAAC atCAACCTCTCCGAAATAAGAGGAACCGGAAAAAAAGGAAGGATTTTAAAAGAAGATGTAATTCGTTACTtagaatcaaaaaaagttCCCGCAATACCAAGGGAAACCCAACCAATTAGAGAATTCAAATCCGCGGAAATAAAAACGCGTTCTGACAGAATAGAGCCATTAAAAGGATTTCAGCGGGCCATGATCAAAACTATGAGTGAAGCCCTAAAAATTCCTCATTTTCTTCTTTGCGAGGAAATCACCGTGACTAAATTAACATCGTTAAGGAAATCCATAAAGCAAGAAGCTGAGAATCAAGGGATTAAATTAACGATGATGCCTTTCTTTATAAAAGCGGCCTCGAATGCTTTGAGTCGTAACGATGTTTTAAACGCAACGTTCGATTCAAACTCGGAACTCGTCACTTATCACGGTGCTCATAATATCGGGGTTGCAATGGATACTAAAATCGGGCTTGCCGTGCCGATTATTAAAAACGTTGatcaattaacaattttagaaATAGCCCAAGAACTTAATCGATTGATGGTTTCGGGAAAAGAAGGAAATTTTAGGACTCAAGATCTTCAAGGAGGAACATTTACTTTATCAAACATCGGaatt atTGCTGGAACTTACGCGGCTCCCGTAATTTTACCGCCTCAAGTAGCCATTTTAGCAATTGGAGCTACTCAAACGCTGCCGAGATtcgataaagataaaaatttggTTGCTGAAGATGTTTTGAATGTAAGCGGATCTGGTGATCATCGAATCGTGGATGGCGCGAGCATGGCGAGATTTTTGAAAGACTTTAAAAAGCAACTTGAGGAACCAAACTACCTCTTTTTAAActtgtaa